Proteins encoded together in one Branchiostoma floridae strain S238N-H82 chromosome 18, Bfl_VNyyK, whole genome shotgun sequence window:
- the LOC118405858 gene encoding cyclin-O-like — MFPAAIAMKPSMMKFQSRRGSDGETSDSDYCEDIYDVSPMHGCTDAFTSAATAPKWSVPDQMIVDSTVQAPADPTYLNEWFLMMKSNEVKFHPVQSLNNQPQITGEMRGLLVRWLTHVCQTMQPRLLPETLFLAVNIVDRFLAVTPLGLDCLQLLGATALFIATKMEEVHPLCAEEIVSLCDEGQYTRGQLRMLERKVLSTLGFHLTVPTSILFLEHLAEAGQYDHLTSCLARHLLVTSLQDYVICQHAPSSLALAALNLAASLVNNTRMNTCPAVERCILDLQLVLMTMMDSLPLPDLLMMCYQQYHQ, encoded by the exons ATGTTTCCGGCAGCGATCGCTATGAAGCCCAGCATGATGAAGTTCCAATCTCGTCGTGGCAGCGACGGAGAGACATCGGACTCAGATTATTGCGAG GACATCTATGATGTCAGTCCAATGCATGGATGCACCGATGCCTTCACCAGTGCGGCTACGGCGCCCAAGTGGAGTGTGCCCGACCAGATGATCGTGGACAGTACGGTGCAGGCTCCTGCCGACCCGACTTACCTGAACGAGTGGTTCCTCATGATGAAGAGCAACGAAGTCAAGTTTCATCCCGTCCAGTCCCTCAACAACCAGCCTCAG ATCACAGGTGAGATGAGAGGTCTCCTAGTCCGCTGGTTGACGCATGTGTGCCAGACCATGCAACCACGCCTCCTACCGGAAACGCTGTTCCTTGCAGTTAACATCGTGGACCGTTTCCTGGCCGTAACACCTCTCGGACTGGACTGCCTACAGCTTCTTGGGGCCACCGCGCTTTTCATCGCTACCAAGATG GAGGAAGTCCATCCCCTCTGTGCTGAAGAGATTGTCAGCTTGTGTGATGAAGGCCAGTACACACGGGGACAGCTCAGAATG CTGGAGAGGAAAGTCTTGAGTACGCTCGGTTTCCACCTGACCGTTCCCACCTCCATCCTGTTCCTGGAGCACCTGGCCGAGGCCGGCCAGTACGACCACCTGACCAGCTGCCTGGCCAGACACCTGCTGGTGACATCACTGCAGGACTACGTCATCTGTCAGCACGCTCCCTCCAGCCTCGCTCTCGCAGCCCTGAACTTGGCCGCAAGTCTTGTCAACAACACCAG aatGAACACCTGCCCAGCTGTAGAGAGGTGCATTCTGGACCTGCAGCTGGTGTTGATGACGATGATGGACAGCCTCCCCCTCCCGGACCTCCTCATGATGTGTTACCAGCAGTACCACCAGTGA